The Phalacrocorax carbo chromosome 28, bPhaCar2.1, whole genome shotgun sequence genome has a window encoding:
- the MUC1 gene encoding mucin-1, producing the protein MSPMAFSALLLLLVLGAGTHAMTTTDPVTTETTMADTPTIEMTDTPAIEVTDTDTIAMETTMADTTTAEIITTDTTATETTAETTAETTTPMAAAPNITASKNTSDNGTQPSVSSPTTVFPTTRNTTDFQSINSSTGNATVNSTTVPISSGAAASHDNATVNSSSGPPPFSTNTSNRNSTVPTPAASGRTVIPISSTKGKGSTSTQVIHMQKTSVTTPGSTAPRQTHMAVLGSSDSPNPSDTTVQLLVRILLSFRIVNRSFDESLHDPTSKEYRSLSHTVLTMFKYVFGCTSCMGRQNYKGCSELRFSQGSVKVQSILVFGHSNDTITSDAVEQQLKEKLSQNNSIMDLQLADIRSTAEVTSLSPVPVVPDWAIALLVLVCILLLLSILTCLLLTTCTCRRKSRGKLDLFGTKDSYHPMADYPPYQSHGRYVSPNSKPNPYSQVAGSNGAGAGTFTYTNPAATSDNL; encoded by the exons ATGAGCCCCATGGCATTCagtgccttgctgctgctgctggtgctgggcgcag GTACGCATGCCATGACCACCACTGACCCAGTCACCACAGAGACAACCATGGCCGACACACCCACCATAGAGATGACTGACACACCCGCCATAGAGGTGACTGACACTGACACAATTGCCATGGAGACCACCATGGCTGACACAACCACCGCAGAGATCATCACCACTGACACGACCGCTACGGAGACAACTGCCGAGACGACCGCTGAGACGACCACCCCTATGGCTGCTGCTCCGAACATCACAGCCTCCAAAAACACAAGCGATAACGGGACCCAACCCTCTGTCTCCTCCCCCACTACAGTCTTCCCCACCACACGCAACACCACAGACTTCCAGTCCATCAACAGCTCCACAGGCAACGCCACAGTCAACAGCACCACAGTGCCCATCTCTAGCGGTGCTGCCGCATCCCATGACAATGCCACTGTGAACAGCAGCAGCGGGCCTCCCCCCTTCAGCACCAACACAAGCAACAGGAACTCCACGGTTCCCACCCCCGCTGCGTCTGGTAGAACAGTGATCCCCATCTCCAGCACCAAAGGCAAGGGGAGCACCAGCACCCAGGTCATCCACATGCAGAAAACCTCTGTCACCACTCCTGGCAGCACAGCTCCCAGGCAGACACAcatggctgtgctgggcagcagtGACAGTCCCAACCCCAGTGACA CCACAGTCCAGCTGCTCGTCCGCATCCTGCTGTCCTTCCGCATTGTCAACAGGAGCTTCGATGAGAGCCTGCATGACCCCACGTCGAAGGAGTACAGGAGCCTAAGCCACACTGTCTTGACCATG TTCAAGTACGTCTTTGGCTGCACGAGCTGCATGGGCAGGCAGAACTACAAGGGATGCAGTGAGCTCCGTTTCAG CCAAGGCTCGGTGAAGGTGCAGTCCATCCTCGTGTTCGGGCACAGCAATGACACCATCACCAGTGATGCCGttgagcagcagctgaaggaaaagctgagcCAGAACAACTCCATCATGGACCTGCAGCTGGCTGACATCCGGA GCACTGCGGAGGTGACGTCCCTGTCACCGGTGCCTGTGGTCCCAGATTGGGCCATTGCTCTGCTGGTCCTGGTctgcatcctgctgctgctgagcatccTCACCTGCCTTTTGCTG ACCACCTGCACCTGCCGCCGGAAAAGCCGAGGGAAGCTGGATCTCTTCGGCACAAAGGACTCGTACCACCCCATGGCCGACTATCCCCCATACCAGAGCCATGGGCGCTACGTGTCACCCAACAGCAAGCCGAACCCCTACAGCCAG GTGGCCGGCAGCAACGGTGCGGGGGCCGGCACCTTCACCTACACCAACCCCGCCGCCACGTCCGACAACCTCTGA
- the TRIM46 gene encoding tripartite motif-containing protein 46, translated as MAEGEDLQTFTSIMDALVRISTSMKNMERELVCPVCKEMYKQPLALPCTHNVCHVCASEVLLQHGYLCCDPTSEPSSPAATPVTRSPRLGRRAVPKPDRLDRLLKSGFGTYPGRKRGTVHPQTVSFPCPACQRDVDLGERGLGSLFRNLTLERVVERYRQTINISAAIMCQFCKPPQLEATKGCTECKSSFCNECFKLYHPWGTQKAQHEPTPPTLTFRPKGLMCPEHKEEVTHYCKTCQRLVCQLCRVRRTHTSHKITPVLSAYQALREKLTKSLAYILSSQDTVQTQIAELEETVKHTEVNGSQAKEEVSQLIQGLCAMLEEKQATLLQAIEECQQERLASLHCQIQEHQAMLENSGMVGYAQEVLKETDHPCFVQAAKQLHNRILRATDSLQSFRPAATASFSHFQLDVSRELKLLTDLAFIRAPEAPVIDTQRTYAYDQIFLCWRLPQHSPPAWHYTVEYRKTDAKGKGLKLWQRREEVRGTSALVEYLDTDSVYVLRVKGCNKAGFGEYSEDIYLHTPPAPVLNFFLDNRWGFNRDRLVISKDQRAVRSVPGIPMLFAAERLMTSCHLSIDLVIGDVAITQGKSYWACCVDPSSYLVKVGVGLESKLQEWFQVPQDVVSPRYDPDSGHDSGAEDTTVEAPPPYAFLTIGMGKILLSHGSALTSRDPNGCTVPLPPRIGICLDYEQGTVSFYDAVSFRELWECGVDCSGPVCPAFCFIGGGALHLQELVANKQERKVTIGGFAKLD; from the exons ACCAGCATGAAGAACATGGAGCGGGAGCTGGTCTGCCCGGTGTGCAAGGAGATGTACAAGCAGCCGCTGGCCCTACCCTGCACGCACAACGTCTGCCATGTCTGCGCCAGcgaggtgctgctgcagcatggcTACCTCTGCTGTGACCCCACCTCCGAGCCCTCCTCGCCTGCTGCCACCCCTGTGACCCGCAGCCCCCGCCTCGGACGCCGGGCCGTCCCCAAGCCCGACCGCCTTGACCGCCTCCTGAAGTCAG GCTTTGGTACCTACCCGGGGCGCAAGCGGGGCACCGTGCACCCCCAGACCGTCAGCTTCCCCTGCCCAGCCTGCCAGCGGGACGTGGACCTGGGTGAGCGAGGCCTGGGCAGTCTCTTCCGCAACCTGACACTGGAGCGGGTCGTGGAGCGCTACCGCCAGACCATCAACATCAGCGCCGCCATCATGTGCCAGTTCTGCAAGCCCCCACAGCTGGAGGCCACCAAGGGCTGCACCGAGTGCAAGTCCAGCTTCTGCAACGAGTGCTTCAAGCTCTACCACCCCTGGGGCACCCAGAAAGCCCAGCACGAGCCCACGCCCCCCACCCTCACCTTCCGCCCCAAG GGTCTGATGTGCCCAGAGCACAAGGAGGAGGTGACTCACTACTGCAAGACCTGCCAGCGGCTGGTGTGCCAGCTCTGCCGCGTACGACGCACTCACACCAGCCACAAGATCACCCCGGTGCTCAGTGCCTACCAGGCCCTCAGG GAGAAGCTGACAAAGAGCCTCGCCTACATCCTGAGCAGCCAGGACACGGTGCAGACCCAGATTGCTGAGCTGGAGGAGACAGTGAAGCACACAGAG GTGAATGGCTCGCAGGCCAAAGAGGAGGTGTCGCAGCTGATCCAGGGGCTGTGTGCCAtgctggaggagaagcaggCGACCCTGCTGCAGGCGATCGAGGAGTGCCAGCAGGAGCGGCTGGCCAGCCTGCACTGCCAGATCCAGGAGCACCAGGCCATGCTGGAGAACTCGGGCATGGTGGGCTACGCCCAGGAGGTGCTGAAGGAGACCGACCACCCCTGCTTCGTCCAGGCTGCCAAGCAGCTGCACAACAG GATCCTCAGGGCCACTGACTCGCTGCAGAGCTTCCGTCCTGCGGCCACAGCCTCTTTCAGCCACTTCCAACTGGATGTCAGCAGGGAGCTGAAGCTGCTCACCGACCTGGCCTTCATCCGAG CGCCCGAGGCCCCCGTCATCGACACGCAGCGCACCTACGCCTACGACCAGATCTTCCTGTGCTGGCGGCTGCCGCAGCATTCGCCACCCGCCTGGCACTACACGGTGGAGTACCGCAAGACGGACGCCAAGGGCAAGGGGCTGAAGCTGTGGCAGCGGCGGGAGGAGGTGCGTGGCACCAGCGCCCTCGTGGAGTACCTGGACACCGACAGCGTCTACGTGCTCCGGGTGAAGGGATGCAACAAGGCGGGCTTTGGGGAGTACAGCGAGGACATCTACCTGCACACACCACCCGCCCCAG tcCTCAACTTCTTCCTGGACAACCGCTGGGGCTTCAACCGGGACCGGCTGGTCATCAGCAAGGACCAGCGCGCCGTGCGCAGTGTCCCCGGCATCCCCATGCTCTTCGCCGCTGAGCGCCTGATGACCAGCTGCCACCTCTCCATCGATCTGGTCATCGGCGATGTGGCCATCACACAGGGCAAGAGCTACTGGGCCTGCTGCGTGGACCCCAGCTCCTACCTGGTCAAGGTGGGCGTGGGGCTGGAGAGCAAGCTGCAGGAGTGGTTCCAGGTGCCACAGGACGTGGTGAGCCCCAG GTATGACCCCGACAGCGGCCACGACAGTGGGGCAGAGGACACGACGGTGGAGGCACCCCCGCCCTACGCCTTCCTCACCATAGGCATGGGCAAGATCTTGCTCTCGCACGGGTCGGCACTCACCTCTCGCGACCCCAACGGCTGCACCGTGCCCTTGCCGCCGCGCATCGGCATCTGCCTGGACTATGAGCAGGGCACGGTGAGCTTCTACGATGCCGTCTCCTTCCGTGAGCTCTGGGAGTGCGGTGTGGACTGTTCAGGGCCTGTCTGCCCTGCCTTCTGTTTCATTGGCGGGGGTGCCCTGCATCTCCAGGAGCTGGTGGCCAACAAGCAGGAGCGTAAAGTGACCATCGGGGGCTTTGCCAAGCTGGACTGA